The following nucleotide sequence is from Populus nigra chromosome 15, ddPopNigr1.1, whole genome shotgun sequence.
agttgaaaaaaaataataaaaaaaaaattttaatatgaccCGGTAACTCGATTAACCTGGCAAGACACAGATAATAACTCAATtgtaacttattaatttttcttttactaaaataatatttttttaatttttttaaattaattcagatAATCCAATGATccgattaaaattaaaaacctaaatCTTTAACCAAACCGGTCTAACAACAGCAATGCTTtaactatttttcaaatatcttttttggatttgatttgtTCAACGTACAAATCTAACAATTTATATTATCATCTTAAACCCCTCCTTTTCTTCTAATAATACTTTACACGCTATATGATATATTATTGAACAAAAAGGTTACCCTAAAGTATAATATCAACTAATTAATAGTAAAACatctattaattaaattctgatgaaaattaaaaaaataatatcaatggACTCTCAGTAAAATATTGCTTTCAAATATCAGAGAATATTAAAAGACAAAGAGGGACTAACATGTAAGAGTAAGAAAGGTCAAGTTAGAAATTGTAAAACATTAAGAGGTTGGTGACTTATTTATGAAAACCTATATAGTTTGGGGGTTGATTTGTAATAccggtttttgtttttcctcgGGCGGCGCGCACACGCGCACAGAGAAATACATAGGAACGTGAAGGAAACGGGATGGTACGGTGTTTGTCTGCTCAGCTGACTGTCAAATTACACACCCATCCATTGTACCAAATTACTTGTTTCATAATCATCCCTTATTAAATTTGCAAATCCCGCGTTCTCTCTCTATCTCCCTCCCCATCATCCGCCTCGCTGTTTTTGTCGGTGATTCctaatctcttttcttttctttgtataaTCTGAAACTTGGAATCAATTAGTTAGAACATCAATTTCCATGATGAAGACTTTTTCTCTGTAATTTTCTTGACATTATATCGCTTCGATCTGTGTTTGTCGAAAATAATTTGTCAGACAGAAAGggtgaggaggaggaggaggatcagaATGTCTTCGATTCGAGTGGATTCCAGTAAGCAATTGGCGACGAGTAGTCTTGTGGTGGGTTATGCACTTTGTTCAAGTTTGCTTGCTGTAATTAACAAGTTTGCAATTACCAAATTTAACTACCCTGGCCTCTTAACTGCATTGCAGTACCTAACCTCTGCATTGGGTGTTTGGGTTTTAGGCAAATTGGGGCTTTTATATCATGATTCCTTCTCTTATGAAACTGCCAAGAAGTTCTTACCTGCTGCTCTTGTTTTTTATCTGGCTATCTTTACGAATACCAATCTTTTGCGTCATGCCAATGTCGACACTTTTATTGTGTTCAGATCCTTAACACCCCTTTTGGTGGCTATAGCTGACACTCTGTTTAGAAAACAACCCATCCCATCCAAGCTCACCTTTGTTTCCTTGTTTGTTATATTGGGTGGTGCTGTTGGCTATGTGGCAACTGATTCTGCTTTTACTTTGACTGCTTACTCTTGGGCACTTGCATATTTAGTCACTATTACTTCTGAGATGGTTTATATCAAACACATTGTCTCCAATATTGGACTCAACACCTGGGGTCTTGTGTTCTACAATAATTTGTTGTCATTGATGATGGCGCCGCTCTTCTGGATTCTTACGGGGGAGTATAGTGAGGTGTTTGCTTCCTGGGGATCAAAAGCTGGGAATTGGTTTGAATTCGATGCATTTTTTGCCGTGTCTTTGTCGTGCatttttggttttcttattaGTTTCTTCGGATTTGCTGCAAGGAAGGCAATATCGGCCACCGCGTTTACTGTCACCGGGGTTGTCAATAAGTTTCTTACTGTTGTCATCAATGTGTTTATTTGGGATAAACATGCTAGCCCGGTTGGTTTATTTTGTCTTGTATTCACGCTTGCTGGAGGTGTTCTTTATCAGCAGTCAGTTACTGGAGCTGGCAGTGCTCCATTGCAGCGTGAGACTGTTTCTAAACAGACAGGTGATGAAAATGATGGTGATGAAGAGAGTCAACTGATCAAAAAGACCGATGGTGATGAAGAGAATTAGAGAGGGACTAAAACTGGTAAACTTGCTTCTGTGTGATTGCTCttattttcatatgtttttagTCTATTTAGCATTGACGatgatttgaataaaattattggGATTTATggaggttttatttttattagtagcaATTCTGTTAGTTGTATGAGATATTCAAAAGATATTGCCCTTTTAAGTTACATGTGATCTCTAATCTCTGTCTTATCTTCGTTGGAATTGATTGGTTactttattgataattttttggtgttttggcATCATTCATTTCATGAAGAGGTGCTTTTTAATCCCAAGGTTGAGCTTTAAGTCCTTAGTATAAATTTACTGCGCTTCAGCTCCACTTAGAATTGGGTTATGGCTCAAGAATGATAGCATTagacatttatttatttatttttcacttttaggGTGACATTAATCTTTTCCTTGGATCACATTTAGACTTAGGACCTTTCACATGCCTTTTACTGAACAAATCACCAGATACATGTGAAATGTAGCCAGGTTGAGTGTAGAGCAATTTAGGAATCAACTGCTGGTCTGGACTCTTATGAGCTGCTGATATTTGGCATATCATAATTGATGATGAACTTACTCCTCTCGTTTTTTGACTCCAGAAAAAAAGAGTTTCTTTGTCACATTACTTTAGGTTTGAGCATCTGTTAGTTCGATCAACAAAATATCCAGTAGTTCAGACAATAAGAAATACACGAGAGCCTGATCAGTGACCCTTTTTTCTATGtttaaattttctcttcattttgTGTATTTCCAATGATTTCCTCCAATTATTTAATCTGATTGAATTGCTTTGTCGTTGGCATGCATTACAAAGACTGCCAGTTGACATGGGGCATCGTGGTCTGTTTTATGATGGGGTTTTAGGTGTGATGCAAACCTGTACAGGTTGAActttattttgtgtttctttaacCTTGGTTAGGCATACAAGCTTTTGTAGTTTGATTTCTCATATCTGATAAATTCAGAACACCCATTGATATGTGTGGAAACCATTGGCCTGTCATACTTTGTTGCTTACCATGGGTAATGAAATCCCGGCATCAGTTAAACTAGTTCCTAACATTTCTTATCTTTGTCTGTGAATAATTTCAATCCAGAAAAGTGCCCAGTCTTTGTATGGGAGAGTGCATGAGGATTAGTTCTTCCATCTACTCTAAATAAGCACAACTTGCCTTCTGCTGCAGCATATGCATCTTTTGTAACCATGCATGTGCGATTTTATTTGGAGCTTAAGACAAGTGCTATAATCGGGTTCTCTGCATTTTAGCCCTCAAAGCatcattttgtgtttttggggCCTGAACTGCACTTTGAAATCTTCAAGGAGATTGGATCTAGTAATGAAAGAGTTATTCATTTGTGTGGACATAGTGCTCCATAGTGAAAATTATTAGAACCCTATAGAATGCTTGATGCTTACCATGAATATCACCAGAAACCCCTGCACGAACAGGTTCCGTCCTTAAAATGGTGAAACCGGTTCCTGTCCCTCACTATTATTTCCCTATTGTATAGTTTGGAGATAAGCTTAGTTGCACTGTGGCAATCACTGCATATACGCAGGTTTTTCACAACTCGAATTGGAGCCCCGACGCTTGTACTTAAGAGGCCAAAGGCAATTGCCAACTTCTCACTATGGAGGCTAAGCTCGGTCTCCTTTTCCTCTTCAGCCATGTCAAATAACACCTCTGATTTGTCAGGAACATAACCAGCGTTCTTTAGTTTGCTAATCATGTCCTCCAACATTTCGTTAATCTCCGAGGATTGGCGGTGTGATGAATCCCCCTTCACGAATTCATGGACTACTCCATGAACCTCGATTTGGCTGCAACCTGGAGGCTTTTTCATGCCTCTTTCTGCCATCAATTCCCTGGTTCTCTTTGCTTCCTCCCATTTCTTCGAAGATTTGTAAATATTTGACAGAAGTACATACGTTCCCGAATGATATGGGTCAATCTCCAAGAGTTGTTTAGCTGCTCTTTCTGCAGCCTCGAGGTTTCCATGGATTCTGCAGGCACCAAGAAGACCGCCCAAAACAAATTGATCAGGTGCCATTGGCATGCTCTTTATCAATTCCTCTGCTTCAGCTATGCGACCAGCTCGGCCTAGTATATCAACTAAGCCACCATAGTGTTCGATGGTAGGCTGAATGCCATAGGTATCAGACATAGAGTTAAAATGTGAAATGCCTTCATCAACAAACCCAGCATGGCTACACGCAGCCAAAACCCCGACAAATGTGATTGCATCTGGCTTGACTCCCCTGATATGCATCTCATCAAAATATTGTAAAGCGTTCTCCGCTTGCCCGCACATTGCAAGGCCTAGAATCAAAGCTGTCCAAGTCATTACATCTTTCTCAGGCATCTCATGAAACACTTGTATCGCAGTTTCTATGCTTCCACACTTGGCATACATGTCCACAAGAGCTGTTCCTAAAGCAACATCAACGTCAATCCTCTGCTTCTTAATGTAGGCATGTAACCACTTTCCCAGCTCTAGAGCACCCAGATGAGTGCAAGCGAGCAGCAGGCTCGCCATGGTCACCTTATCACCTTTTATACCCTTGGTTTGCATCTCACGAAACAGCAGTAAAGCCTCCTCATAATTACTATCTTCAACATGCCCGTTTATCATGATATTCcaagaaaacaagtttttttcctGGGCCTTGTCAAATAAATCTCTTGCTAGTTGTACACATCCACACTTGCAGTAAACGTCCATAAGAACCGTGTTGAGAACAACGTGGCGCCCAAAACCATGCTCATCAATGTACTCATGAATCCTTTTCACCATTGCCAAATCTCTCGCCCTTGCGCATGCAGTTAAGACATTAACGAAGGTAACCTCATTAGGCTTCACATTTTCACTCTTCATCATTCTATCGAAAAGCCTCACAGCTTCATTGGGTTGATCCCACTGTGCATGGACCCCGATCATGGTTGCCCAAGAAACTACAGTCTTATCCTCcattttatcaaacaccttTCTAGCTGACACCAAACAACCGCAGTTCGAATACATATTCATCAAGGTGTTTTGGGCATATGTATCTGAAGCAAAACCAAGCTTCGTAGAGTGACAATGTATCTGTTTTCCCTCGGATGAATTCCTGCAAGACTTGAACAATGAGGGAAAGGTGTATCTATCCGGTATCAAGCCTTGAACCATCATTTCTTGATAGAAAAGAAGTGCCTCTTGATGCAAGTTCTTATCGGTGCAGCCTCGAATTATAGAGTTGCAAGTGTAGGAAGTGGGATTTGGGATTTGAGAGAAGACAAGACGAGCATACTGGAGACTTCCTGAGTCTTGAAGAGAGCAAAAGGCCACAATTTTGCTGGCGATGAAGGGGTCGAAGAAGAGGCCTGTCCTGAGCATTTGAGCATGGATTTGCTTGAGCTGGGACATGTTGGAGCATTTTTCTATCGAAACAATACATGGATGTGGTTGATTTGGGTCATCAATGCTGCTTGTGATCATACCAATAGTAGAGGCGGAGGTGGGGTTTCTAGTGAGGAGGGGATTTTCTGAAGATAAGGGAGGTTTAATATGGTGGTGGAGAGTGAGAGGAGCAGCCATTGCTCCTTGTTTGCTCGTTATTTCCGATTAGAAATATCTGAAGTTCTCTCTTTtagataagttttgagacttctTTGCCATCAATACAGTAGGTGTGTTGCTCCATGGCCAGTCCATTCTCCCAATTCTCATGTAAATCCAAATGCATATGGGCCACTCGTCCACTATTCATAACAAGCTCTTTCCGATCaacgttttgttttctttggtcGGATTAGAAAATTACGCTTACAATCCTAATAATCATGtagtttgctttttattttattttgcagttattttttttaattacaatttatGTTTCGAATTTTGAAGATTGATAACACTTTATATTCTCAcgagttgaacaaaaaaattgaacaaaaaaaattatatttatttacaactgctattatattttaaataataattaaaaatctctgaagtttaaaaataaaagaaaaatactcttctttttttttatataataaaagagACGTTGCTCAATGTTTAGTATTTAcaaaaataccataaatttCACTCTAACATATCAACCATTCTTTACCAGACAAAAAAACCAGCAACCTCCTCATCATCAACTCTAACATATCCTTCCCTCTTTTCACtgtaatttcataaaataaacatgttaaaaTCCCACAAGACACAACAAACTAATgatgttacaaaaaaaaagttatatatcagagcgtaattttttttttaatgtatgatGAACTTCTATAATGTACATATATATCTGAAATTTTGTATATGCATGGTTTATAGAAGTTATAGAAAGGCTCCACATAAATAAtagtaaagaataaaaaataataactaataaaaaaacattataattaaaGACACAACTAATTTtcatcaacatttcattttacCTTTGCACCATAATTCCATCAAATAAACATAGTCAAAATTCCACAATCCACACAACCAACCAAAACAATTGTAAAAATAAGTTACATATTAGAGCTATAATTTGTTTCGACATATGATGAACTCCCATAATGTACAATATATCTAGCATTTTGTGTTATACATGGTTTACAAAAGTTATAGAAAGGTTGCAGataagtaaaaataaagaataaaaataataactaataaaagatattataattaaagaaacaatcaaagcactttgaaggaaaaagaacaatgataattaactaataaaaaagagaatgatTAAAAAGTTTGCAATCAGGTTTCAAGGTCATTAAAATAGACTGCAACCTAAAATAAACCTATAATATTTAGGAAATTATTCACATTGAGAGTCGAAATAGATTATTTAGTAACTAGCCAAGACAATCACGTATCCATTattatgatagaaaaaaatttataccaAGTGTTCAAAATTATGGTGTAGAGTGAtattcaaaatagtttttttatttgaaaatacatcaaaatattttataaaaaacttttttatatttttgacatcaacattgTCACATGTGTGTGGTGTCGCGGTAACCATCCTCTTGAATCAGAATTTTGGTGTAAGTGGAAATAACAAGGAATTGTTGtcctttattaattaaaaatgtttggagtcgccatctagtatttTAGTCACtaaaaacctaactggtctttagAGTCTGGGTAAGGGGACTAATTGTGTACAGAGAGGACAATATCATTCCTAGTACACACATGCAAGTGGAAGCAAAAGACAACAATAATTGaagaacatataattttttatgatcgAACAAGGTTGCAAACGTGAACCTCATGTTCACAAGTTTATTCTccatgaaataataatattgaagttTGTCTCCTTAAGAGGTTTGCAAAGCCTTTAATAGGCAAGAAACTTATctcaactagaaaaaaataataatatgaaattaCAAAGGAAAGAAGCATAAAATccgaaataaatagaaaatccaaaaataacaaggaaatcACAAAAATTGCCAAAATCAAGGCCTTAGCGAGATTTTTGATATCTAAAGATTCGACGGTTCGTGTAGtgacataataaaaatttgagcacaaTTAATGGTCTGATAAAAATTTATGGCCATTTTGAGCTGTTATTCTGATATAACATGACTAGACTTCCATTTGGGCCTAGACTTATCCTATTGGTCCATAAATGCATATGCTAGGCCATTTACATATTCTGTCTGgaacatatttttatctaattgtgGCAAATCCATACTTGATTGCTTAAAATCACCCGTTATTGTAGGCTTGATTGCATCATTCTTCTCGGGTTGGAAAGAACTTATCTTCGAGTTATGTTCCTTCTCTAAATAAGAAGTCAAATGTTAGGCATTGAAGACATCAAAAGTCTTCATATGATGAGGAAGACAAATCATGTAAgcattgtcatttattttttgtaacacCTTACAATGAcctatcttcttttctttcaaccTATTATACTCACCCACTGGAAACCTGTTAAGTGTAAGGACTACCCATACCAAATCACCAACCTCAAACACCACTCTCCTATGATGAGCATCAACTAGGGCTTTATACTTAACATTGTTGTCACTTATCGTCTGTTTGACCTACTTATGAATGTCATATATATAGCTTAGATGCTCAATCATCTGATGCAAAGAACATAAATTAACTCCAATACTCTAGAAGGATTATGTCTATTAACAATCTCAAAGGGGGTGGTTTGATTTCGAGACTTGCTATAAGCAAGTTTTGTGTGTGAAAATGCCATATCCTATTATTTTGGTTTATCTCCAACTAGGTTTCGCAGTAAATTATCAAGGTTGCAATTTGCCATCTATGTTTGCCTATCTACTTGAGGATGATAATCACTGTTAAAGTTTAGTTAAGTTCTCGTCCTTCCTATGAACTCTTTTAGAAATTACTCACGACTTTGACAGATCAATTCAAAGTGATGGACTTGGAAATGCCATGCATTAAAGTAAAGTTGGGCTACCCGAGATGTATCCATGGTTTTTTGACAGGCTATAAAATAGGTTATTTTCAAGAACctgtcaataataataaaaaaaaagaatccatgCTCATTGTATGCAGGGTAAGGAGGTATATAACCCATCATTTGATAAGGCCTCTTTGGACCTCTAACAAATAACACTCCTCTTGATAAAAGCTGGAAACCTGACTTGGCAACTTAGGTTAGTGATAGTCTACGGACATTAGAACCAGTGTCTTATCTAGTCCAAAATGCCTCTCATAATATAATTCATGAATGATATGCTCTTGTAAAGAACAAACTGGAAAATAAAGCTACAAACCACGAAAAAGATAACTATTTAAAACCACAAAGTTATCTTATTTACCTCCTTTCGATAACTCAACATAAATTTAACCGAAAGAGGGATCACCTAAATACAGCTCACAAAAAGTATCAAACCCTAACACATGGGTATGTATAGTACCAAGCAAGGTTACTCACCAATTGAGAGCCTCaataagtttgtttaggttacCTGATTGATGTCTTAACGACAAGGTGAACTCCTAAGAAAACGACACCCACTTCATATGTCGACGACTCAATGTATGCTTCCCATTTATATACTTTAGAGCTTTATAacctataattaaaataagttcCTTTTGCACGAGGTAGTGCCTCCAATGATTTAGAGAATGAACAACTATGTAAAACTCCAGATCATATGTGGAATGGTTATTCTTTGAGCTGGATAGTTTTTCACTGAAAAAGGCGATTGGACACCTATCTTAGCTAAGAATTCCTCCAATGCCTACCCTGGAAGCATCACAATTTACTTCAAATAACTTCTCAAAGTATGGTAATGCCAACACTGGAGCTTTTATCATCATTTACTTCACTAATTAAAAATTGGTTTTAGCCTTGTCTGGCCACTGAAAAGTACACCCATTTAGGCACTCTATAATAGGTGCGATAAGGGAACTGAAATtcctaatgatttttttataaaaagatgcAAGACCATAAAAACTATGAACATCGTGGATGTTTTTCGATGTTGATCACTTAACAATTACAGAAATCTTACTTCGATAAGCCTGAACaccatcaacaaatataataaagcCCAAGTATCGGTGAAGAGCTTACACTTTTTTTGGTTGACATATAGTTTTTCCTTCTTCAAAGTATTAAAACAGCTTGTAGGTGCTCCAAATGAGATTCTAGAGTGgaactataaattataatgtCATTAAAATAGACTAGGACAAATCTATCTATAAATGACCTTAATACCTGATGTATCAACCACATGAATATGCTGGGAGCATTAGACAGTACAAATGGTATGATCATCCACTCATATAACCCATGATGAGTTTTAAAGGTTGTCTTCCATTCATCCCCTAGACCGATTATGATCTGATGATActcattttttagattaatcttGAAGAATATCTTAGACCTTGCTAATTGGTTTAACATGTAATCTAGACATGGTATGAGGTACCTATATTTTACTGTGTTTTGATTGATGGCCCGACTATCAACACACATACACCATTACTCATTCTTTTTTGGGACTAAAAGGGGTTGACATAACACAAGGACTCATACTTTTCTGGATATACGTTTTTTTTAGCAATTCTACCACATATGTCTGCAACTCTTTGACTTTAGGGCTAATCTATAAGCTACTTTGTTTGGTAGGCTAGAATAGAACACCAGGTCAATTTGGTGTTGTATCTCCTTTATGAAAGGTAAATCTTGAGGTAactcattcaatattaaatttgaaaattctgCCAACACACCTCGTGGCTCTTCAGAACtatctttctcttcttcctttttgttGATAGAGAAAACACCACTTGCTCACCCTTTATTTCCATTAGGGCACTTTTTTTGTGGGCCAGACATGAGACTTGACTTATCAAGCTCTCATCGCttgaccttattttttttttatttttttataatttttctttgtaaattactgtttttttatatgtattttaaaaaatatttttttatttatattttagttaataCCCCTTCTCTGTAATTTTTTAAGCTTATTTAGcctttttgaaataataattattttattattttattgtgtgtttttaatttttttataaggttagtGTAATTcatctatagtttttttatattttatatagattaaatttatttttaaaataaaaaaattattttttgcaatatttttaatatatggagccttacataattttgttttttaatttattttattcaataaattttatgtgtgtgttgATTTCTGTTAcagattgatttttataaataaattcattaaatacaatcaataaaaaactcatattgtgatattaaatattttgatctgcattcatcttttaatttttctagttttttttgttattgttaataatttttttatttacataaatgattatcgatttatttgattacatacttgcatgagttttttttatttatactttgaaattattttagaaaataattcgcataacttgattttttttaaaagataaatttatgatCCATGGCGGTGCAACGAACAAAATAGATTCAGTGTaaagtgattaaaaaaacaaagtgtatgaaattttttatatattataaaaaaagttgcaTAATGTTACAGACTTGTCATTGATAATCTGttgattttactaatttttatgACTTTTCCAGAAGCTGAGTCCACTATTAAAATGAGTGTGGAACTCGAAACGGCCTCCACAGAAAATCCATACAGAAAAGCTTTGGCCGAAAAACTCATGAAGGTCCAATCCAATACGAGTAAGGGAAGGTCAGCGTCACATGACTCATCACtgtgtttaattaatatgcatCATGTATGTGCTTTGTGCAGACATGTCAaccatgcatatatatatatatatatatatatatatatatatatatatatatatatatatatatatatatatatagaggtatATGGTCTGTTTTTTACAAAactttagttaaataaaaattaattttgaaaaaaaataagttattaaactttgaaGAGTTAATAACTCGCTTTACAAGTTTGACGAGATAACTCTGGTTGCTCCTGTTTGCGAGTTTAAAGAGgtagttcttcttcttcttgtttttttttttctaattgaactcAATTATGtaatcgtttattttttttattatatagttaaaaaaatagtttcgtaaaaaaaatgttattaaattgTAGAAAGTCCATGGGAACCCGTTGACGtgtatgatgaattttttttattttatcctttaatattaggctgattgagaattaagtttcataatttatttcgttttattttctataaggttattataGTATTAAAAAAGTCACATTATTAGTTTGACGCTCGATTTTGCGATCTTCTatatttgttatcatataattaaataaatgatagttaaaaaaaaactggttgTTAATCCCAATGGAGTCTATTACTCAGTTTGCGGCTTTGACATGTTGACCCGGGTTACCCAAATTCATGAGTTTAGTAGGTTTAcccatcaaacttgatttttttaatttctggtcctttgatttttctatttttttttatttcactcttattcaatattggattgattgagaaataagacttatgattattttttttttactttctataaggttatcacaatttcaaataaatgtcTTTTTTGAGGTTGATGCTCGATTTTGAAagcatataatattattataaaattaaataaaactaatttataaaaataacaaaattattaaacctattGAAGTCCATAATCCAGGTCGCAAAGCGACCAGGGTCGATTTAATCCGGCATtgtctcaatataaaaaaattatcgtctcaatttttttaaaaaaattatgtcatatttttactgatcatccaagttatttttagacccattaaatttaatgataccatcaaaaaaaaaaaacttcatactcaaattttttaaaattaaaaaaaaaattaattcaagctagtgtgtgtgtctatataacAGTATGATctgacctttatttattttatatattgcaCCTCTCCAGAAGACAGATATATTATTATAGACAACGTGTCCCATTTCACTCACCGTCCATACATATGGCTATCGATTCGCATGCGATGCTCTGTCATCCATGCTTGCATCGCTTATATCATTCGTACACTCACACGCTACAATCTTATTAACTAATAACGAAAGCATCACTAACTTCCAAGTAGCTTGTAGGTCGAGCCCTCGCAAGAGACCAGCTACACCGTCTCTGTATAAGAAGAGCAATCCATCAGCACTGGAATTATAGAAATCACCGCTAGAGTCTCAGGAACTGGTAGCAAATAGCCTCTGGCTGATGATGGACACTAATCATGACAGTTCTTCAACAAATACCATTGGATTTTgcctccttccttcagagatcATCCAGAACATACTCCTCCATCTAGCCTTACCCGAAATCATTTGTCTAAAGTCACTCAACAGATTCGTTGCCGATGTAATCTCCGATAAGTATTTTGTACGTGCGTATAACTCTCAGGCGAG
It contains:
- the LOC133674379 gene encoding pentatricopeptide repeat-containing protein At1g08070, chloroplastic-like, whose amino-acid sequence is MAAPLTLHHHIKPPLSSENPLLTRNPTSASTIGMITSSIDDPNQPHPCIVSIEKCSNMSQLKQIHAQMLRTGLFFDPFIASKIVAFCSLQDSGSLQYARLVFSQIPNPTSYTCNSIIRGCTDKNLHQEALLFYQEMMVQGLIPDRYTFPSLFKSCRNSSEGKQIHCHSTKLGFASDTYAQNTLMNMYSNCGCLVSARKVFDKMEDKTVVSWATMIGVHAQWDQPNEAVRLFDRMMKSENVKPNEVTFVNVLTACARARDLAMVKRIHEYIDEHGFGRHVVLNTVLMDVYCKCGCVQLARDLFDKAQEKNLFSWNIMINGHVEDSNYEEALLLFREMQTKGIKGDKVTMASLLLACTHLGALELGKWLHAYIKKQRIDVDVALGTALVDMYAKCGSIETAIQVFHEMPEKDVMTWTALILGLAMCGQAENALQYFDEMHIRGVKPDAITFVGVLAACSHAGFVDEGISHFNSMSDTYGIQPTIEHYGGLVDILGRAGRIAEAEELIKSMPMAPDQFVLGGLLGACRIHGNLEAAERAAKQLLEIDPYHSGTYVLLSNIYKSSKKWEEAKRTRELMAERGMKKPPGCSQIEVHGVVHEFVKGDSSHRQSSEINEMLEDMISKLKNAGYVPDKSEVLFDMAEEEKETELSLHSEKLAIAFGLLSTSVGAPIRVVKNLRICSDCHSATKLISKLYNREIIVRDRNRFHHFKDGTCSCRGFW
- the LOC133674380 gene encoding GDP-fucose transporter 1; this encodes MSSIRVDSSKQLATSSLVVGYALCSSLLAVINKFAITKFNYPGLLTALQYLTSALGVWVLGKLGLLYHDSFSYETAKKFLPAALVFYLAIFTNTNLLRHANVDTFIVFRSLTPLLVAIADTLFRKQPIPSKLTFVSLFVILGGAVGYVATDSAFTLTAYSWALAYLVTITSEMVYIKHIVSNIGLNTWGLVFYNNLLSLMMAPLFWILTGEYSEVFASWGSKAGNWFEFDAFFAVSLSCIFGFLISFFGFAARKAISATAFTVTGVVNKFLTVVINVFIWDKHASPVGLFCLVFTLAGGVLYQQSVTGAGSAPLQRETVSKQTGDENDGDEESQLIKKTDGDEEN